The sequence GCCGAGGAACAGTTCCGCCACTGTCACCGGGTCGCCGGTGTGGGCGCCCAGCGGCGAGAGGTGGCGGGCGGGGATGAAGCCAAGTGTGGTTTCCAAAAACCGGCCGGTGCCGCCCAGAACCTGCACCCGGCTGCCGTGGCTGAGGGCATGGGTTTCCGGCGATTTGAAATCATCTGCCGTATAGGCGTGGGTGGCCGGGGCGCTGACCCAGTGGGTCGCTTCGAAAGGCGCGGTCAGGGAGGGGCCGGGCACGTAGCCCACATAGGAATCCTTGGCCGCCTGCAGAAAGGCCCAGCCGTCGCGGTCCTCATACACCGTGACCGGCTCGCCATAGACAAGCTGGCGGTCGCGGGTGCCGTCCGGTGCGCGGAGGAGATCCGCAACCGGCACGCCGATGCGGGCGGCGGTGCCGTCGGCGCGCAGCAGCCCGTCCGGCGCATCGCGCAGATGGGCTGCGGCAACGCGCTCGTTCACCGGTGTGCGGCGGCGGTCTGCCATCCCGGTCACAGCTCCAACAGGTCCGGCAGCGCGGCAAACAGCGCGCGTGCGCCTTGCAGGGCGCCGCCCTTGGGCCGGCCCGGTGCAGCGCTGGGGGTCCAGCCATAGATGTCGAAATGCATGTAGCGGGTCTCTCCGGCAAAGCGGCGCAGGAACAGGGCTGCGGTGATCGAGCCTGCAAAGCCGCCCGACGGTGCGTTGTCCAGATCGGCGATGCCGGGTTCGATCATCGTTTCATAGGGATCGTGGAAGGGCATCCGCCAGACCGGGTCGGCGGTGCGGGACGCAGTGGCGGACAGGGCGGCGGCATCGGCATGGTGGTCCGTGTAGAAGGGCGACAGGTCCGGGCCGACCGCAACCCGGGCGGCGCCGGTGAGGGTGGCCATGGAGATCAGCAGGTCCGGCGTTTCCTCTGCCGCCAGGGCCAGCGCATCGGCCAGCACCAGGCGGCCCTCGGCGTCGGTGTTGTTGACCTCCACCGTCAGCCCCTTGCGCGACGTCAGCACGTCGCCGGGGCGGAAGGCGGGGCCGGAGACGGAATTTTCCACCGCCGGAATCAGCACCCTGAGCTGCAGGTCCAGCCCGGCGGCCATGATCATGCGCGCCAGCCCCAGGACATTGGCGGCGCCGCCCATGTCCTTTTTCATCAGCGCCATGCTGCTGCCGGGTTTCAGGTTCAGCCCGCCGGTGTCGAAGCAGACGCCCTTGCCCACCAGGGTGAGCTTGGGGCCGCTGCCGCCCCAGCGCAGGTCGATCAGCCGCGGCGCGCGGTCCGAGGCGCGGCCCACGGTGTGGATCAGCGGCAAATTCTGCGCCAGCAGATCCTCGCCGAGAATCGTGGAGATGTCTGCGCCGAAGTCTTCCGCCAGGGATTCCGCCGCGGCCTGCAGCTCTGCCGGGCCCATGTCGGAGGCGGGGGTGTTGATCAGGTCACGGGTCAGGCATTCGGCGGCGGCCAGCGATTCGATGGCGGCGGCATCCACCCCGTCAGGAGCCGCCAGCGCGGCGGACTCATCCTTGCCTTCCTTGTAGCGGCCGAAGCGGTAGCCGGTCAGCAGCCAGCCCAGGGATTCGGTTGCGGCGGCCTCTGCCGGGAGGCCGGAGGCAATCCGGTACGTGCCCGCGGGCAGTTTCTGCGCCGCTTCGGCCAGTACAAAGCGGCGGCGCGCGCGCTGGGCGGCGCTGCCGTATCCGGCCAGGGCCATGTCAACGGCGCCATCGTCGCCCGGCACCGCCAGCGCCTGGCCGCAGG is a genomic window of Leisingera caerulea DSM 24564 containing:
- a CDS encoding C40 family peptidase, which encodes MADRRRTPVNERVAAAHLRDAPDGLLRADGTAARIGVPVADLLRAPDGTRDRQLVYGEPVTVYEDRDGWAFLQAAKDSYVGYVPGPSLTAPFEATHWVSAPATHAYTADDFKSPETHALSHGSRVQVLGGTGRFLETTLGFIPARHLSPLGAHTGDPVTVAELFLGTPYLWGGNSRFGIDCSGLVQAALLACGTPCPGDSDMQEAELGGPAPAGDYRRGDLLFWKGHVALVRDAETLIHANAHDMAVAIEPIAAAIERIEAQGDGPVTAHKRLG
- a CDS encoding leucyl aminopeptidase family protein, translating into MPPVFAAAGADACPVHVIASDTFDSWLSSQPQRVQAWAKAQGFTGACGQALAVPGDDGAVDMALAGYGSAAQRARRRFVLAEAAQKLPAGTYRIASGLPAEAAATESLGWLLTGYRFGRYKEGKDESAALAAPDGVDAAAIESLAAAECLTRDLINTPASDMGPAELQAAAESLAEDFGADISTILGEDLLAQNLPLIHTVGRASDRAPRLIDLRWGGSGPKLTLVGKGVCFDTGGLNLKPGSSMALMKKDMGGAANVLGLARMIMAAGLDLQLRVLIPAVENSVSGPAFRPGDVLTSRKGLTVEVNNTDAEGRLVLADALALAAEETPDLLISMATLTGAARVAVGPDLSPFYTDHHADAAALSATASRTADPVWRMPFHDPYETMIEPGIADLDNAPSGGFAGSITAALFLRRFAGETRYMHFDIYGWTPSAAPGRPKGGALQGARALFAALPDLLEL